A stretch of the Desulfobacter sp. genome encodes the following:
- a CDS encoding ABC transporter ATP-binding protein: MSHLLEVNDLEVKFALRFGDITAIDGASFTLDKGERLGLVGESGAGKSVTGFSIINLISKPGFISRGSIFFEGKRISDYNDAQMRRIRGNRIAMIFQDPMMTLNPVFTIGYQMIETLQAHRKLSKAQARAIALEKLRKVQIPSPEERLDKYPHELSGGMRQRIIIAISLLADPAIIIADELTTALDVTIQAEIMDLLQELCETEQMGLILITHDLGVVSQVTEKIAVMYAGKIIEYGPTDQVVHHPVHPYTHGLIGSIPGSIPPGEDLKQIPGMMPNLTSIPKGCAFNPRFELSQEICSQKVPRLENKGNGIMAACHMK, translated from the coding sequence ATGTCTCATCTTTTAGAAGTTAACGACCTTGAAGTTAAATTTGCCTTAAGGTTTGGTGATATTACAGCCATTGACGGCGCCAGTTTCACCCTTGACAAGGGAGAGCGTTTAGGCCTTGTGGGAGAAAGCGGGGCCGGCAAATCCGTGACCGGTTTTTCCATCATTAATCTGATTTCAAAACCCGGCTTTATTTCCAGGGGGAGTATATTTTTTGAGGGCAAGCGGATTTCCGATTATAACGATGCCCAGATGCGAAGGATCCGGGGCAACCGTATTGCCATGATATTCCAGGATCCCATGATGACCCTGAATCCGGTATTTACCATCGGCTATCAGATGATAGAAACCCTTCAGGCCCATAGAAAATTGTCCAAAGCCCAGGCCCGGGCCATTGCCCTGGAAAAGCTTAGAAAAGTGCAGATTCCCTCTCCAGAGGAACGACTGGATAAATACCCCCATGAATTGTCCGGGGGAATGCGCCAGAGAATCATCATTGCCATTTCTCTATTGGCGGATCCTGCCATTATCATCGCGGACGAGCTCACAACGGCGTTGGATGTCACCATCCAGGCGGAAATAATGGACCTGCTTCAAGAGCTTTGTGAAACAGAACAGATGGGCTTGATTCTCATTACCCATGATTTGGGTGTGGTTTCCCAGGTGACCGAAAAAATTGCCGTGATGTATGCCGGGAAAATTATTGAATACGGCCCCACAGACCAGGTGGTCCATCATCCGGTTCATCCCTATACCCATGGGCTGATCGGTTCCATTCCAGGCTCCATTCCGCCGGGTGAGGATTTAAAGCAGATCCCGGGCATGATGCCCAACCTGACCTCCATCCCCAAGGGATGTGCCTTTAATCCCAGGTTTGAGTTGAGCCAGGAAATTTGTTCCCAGAAGGTGCCCCGGCTTGAAAACAAGGGCAATGGGATCATGGCGGCCTGCCACATGAAATAG
- a CDS encoding efflux RND transporter permease subunit has product MNAFKGMVTFLSGHPTAANLLMILFLALGAISAGDLKRETFPDFSVDAVAVTALYPGATAQDVEAAVCRRIEDAVDSVSNISEVQSTAMENSARVVIEMKEEGDPIQFLNDIKTEVEAVSDFPQELEDLIIKQINRTDQVVSIAVTGPMSPVHLKFFCENLKDRLKRMDLISQVDLKGFSDSEFLIEISFYDMMRLGLSVSDIEAAVAAQNIDLPAGSLETRDSDILIRFTEERKSIPDLGDLVVVSTQTGAEIRLAEIAKITDRFEDEEDKILFNGKRAGILQINKTKSEDALDIMDAVAGFLEKERAQAPPGMAFELTQNVSKIVRDRLDMLIKNAFQGLVLVFFAMILFFPFKFSFWVIMGLPVSFALTFFFMKFMNLSLNMLSMVGLLIGVGILMDDAIVIAENVAANLEKGMNGFRATVDGITQVAPGVFSSFLTTCFVFGALALSMKGDIGKVLYVIPVILILVLSVSLVEAFCILPNHLAHALKHNGKTLKANRFRQAIDKILNVTREKLLGRVVDLAIDYRYFFIGLVLFAFISSLAMIAGGVLKVRVFPEIDGDVIQARLLFPQGLPLEKTSFYVDRLLDAAEKINGELTPAQPGKVPLIEHTSVLFNTNADANETGPHVATVSLDLLSAEVRTVTIDQIITQWRNLAGDMPDAIALAFKEPVIGPEGLPIEIRLKGDDLDELKLASTRLIDWLYQYQGVFDLYDDLRPGKPEIRVTLKQGAKARGFTARMVSSQLRAAFYGAQASQMIVRDESYELNLKVADKDRDSIGRLENFYLINKEKKRVPLTSVAQVSRDRGYAGIRRVDGIRTVTVTGDLDTRLANAADIIAHTRTGFLSELQREFPNIFIGLEGQEKELKASMGGMFKALGIGVFGVFCLLSFQFKSYQEPLVVMVTIPFALIGVVWGHIFMGLDLAMPSIMGFISLAGIVVNDSILLVTFVKQHAADGQSVVAAGKQAARDRFRAVLLTSLTTIAGLLPLLAERSLQAQILIPLACSIVFGLMVSTILVLVVVPSLYAILADFNLVRLENPSDRD; this is encoded by the coding sequence ATGAATGCATTCAAAGGCATGGTCACCTTTTTAAGCGGCCATCCCACGGCCGCCAACCTGCTCATGATCCTTTTTCTGGCCCTGGGGGCCATTAGTGCGGGGGATTTGAAACGGGAGACCTTTCCGGATTTTAGTGTGGATGCGGTGGCGGTTACGGCCCTGTATCCCGGGGCCACGGCCCAGGATGTGGAAGCGGCCGTCTGCCGGCGTATCGAAGACGCCGTGGATTCTGTCTCCAATATCTCCGAGGTTCAAAGCACGGCCATGGAAAATTCAGCCCGGGTGGTCATTGAGATGAAAGAAGAGGGGGATCCCATCCAGTTTCTCAATGATATCAAAACCGAGGTTGAGGCGGTGAGCGATTTTCCCCAGGAGTTGGAAGACCTGATCATCAAACAGATTAACAGGACGGATCAGGTGGTCTCCATTGCCGTAACAGGCCCCATGAGTCCGGTTCATCTCAAGTTTTTCTGCGAAAATCTCAAGGACAGACTCAAACGAATGGATTTGATTTCCCAGGTGGACCTGAAAGGGTTTTCAGATTCGGAATTTCTCATTGAAATTTCTTTTTATGATATGATGCGTCTGGGACTGTCCGTGTCGGATATTGAGGCTGCCGTGGCTGCCCAGAATATTGATCTGCCCGCCGGCAGCCTGGAAACCCGGGATTCGGATATTCTGATCCGGTTTACCGAAGAGAGGAAAAGTATTCCTGATCTGGGGGATCTGGTGGTGGTCTCTACCCAAACCGGGGCCGAGATCCGGCTGGCCGAGATTGCAAAAATTACCGACCGGTTCGAGGATGAGGAAGATAAAATTTTGTTCAACGGCAAACGTGCCGGGATTCTTCAGATCAACAAGACCAAGTCTGAAGATGCCCTGGACATAATGGACGCGGTGGCCGGTTTCCTTGAAAAAGAGCGGGCCCAGGCCCCTCCGGGCATGGCATTTGAACTGACCCAGAATGTATCCAAAATCGTCCGGGACCGGCTGGACATGCTGATCAAAAACGCATTCCAGGGATTGGTTCTGGTCTTTTTCGCCATGATTTTGTTTTTTCCTTTTAAATTTTCTTTCTGGGTGATTATGGGACTGCCGGTCTCCTTTGCCCTGACCTTTTTCTTTATGAAATTCATGAATTTGTCCCTGAATATGCTTTCCATGGTGGGCCTGCTCATCGGGGTGGGTATTCTCATGGATGATGCCATTGTGATTGCTGAAAATGTGGCGGCCAATCTGGAAAAGGGGATGAACGGGTTCAGAGCCACGGTGGACGGGATCACCCAGGTCGCCCCGGGGGTGTTTTCTTCTTTTCTGACCACCTGTTTTGTCTTTGGTGCCCTGGCCCTGAGCATGAAAGGGGATATCGGTAAAGTTTTGTATGTCATCCCGGTGATCTTGATTCTGGTCCTTTCCGTGAGTCTGGTGGAGGCGTTTTGCATTCTGCCCAACCACCTGGCCCATGCCTTGAAACATAACGGCAAGACCCTCAAGGCCAATCGGTTCAGGCAGGCCATTGACAAAATTTTAAATGTGACCAGGGAAAAATTGCTTGGCAGAGTGGTGGACCTGGCCATTGATTACAGGTATTTTTTTATTGGCCTGGTCTTGTTTGCCTTTATTTCCTCTTTGGCCATGATTGCCGGAGGGGTGCTCAAGGTCAGGGTATTTCCTGAAATCGACGGAGACGTTATTCAGGCAAGACTGTTATTCCCCCAAGGCTTGCCCCTGGAGAAAACCAGTTTTTATGTAGACCGGCTTTTGGACGCGGCTGAAAAAATTAATGGGGAATTAACCCCGGCCCAGCCGGGCAAGGTCCCTTTGATTGAACATACCAGCGTGCTGTTCAATACCAATGCAGATGCCAATGAAACCGGTCCCCATGTGGCCACGGTTTCTTTGGACCTTCTCAGCGCAGAGGTGCGCACGGTCACGATTGATCAGATCATAACCCAGTGGCGAAATCTGGCCGGGGATATGCCCGATGCCATTGCCCTGGCCTTTAAGGAACCTGTCATCGGTCCTGAGGGGCTGCCCATCGAAATTCGGCTCAAAGGTGATGATCTGGATGAATTAAAGCTGGCCTCCACCCGTCTCATTGACTGGCTTTACCAATACCAAGGGGTCTTTGACCTTTACGATGATCTGCGGCCGGGCAAGCCGGAAATCCGTGTGACCCTTAAACAGGGGGCAAAGGCCAGGGGATTCACCGCCCGGATGGTCTCCTCCCAGCTTCGGGCGGCCTTTTACGGGGCCCAGGCCAGTCAGATGATTGTCCGGGACGAATCCTATGAACTCAATCTTAAGGTTGCGGATAAGGACCGGGACAGTATTGGTCGTCTGGAAAATTTTTATCTGATCAATAAAGAGAAAAAACGGGTTCCTTTGACCTCGGTGGCTCAGGTGTCCCGGGACAGGGGATATGCCGGTATCCGGAGGGTGGACGGCATTCGTACCGTCACGGTCACAGGCGACCTGGATACCCGTCTTGCCAATGCCGCTGATATCATCGCCCATACCCGTACCGGGTTTTTGTCCGAGCTTCAAAGGGAGTTTCCCAATATTTTCATTGGTCTGGAAGGCCAGGAAAAAGAGCTGAAAGCCTCCATGGGCGGCATGTTCAAAGCCTTGGGTATAGGCGTTTTCGGCGTTTTCTGCCTTCTCAGTTTTCAATTCAAGTCCTACCAGGAGCCCCTGGTGGTCATGGTGACCATTCCCTTTGCCTTGATCGGGGTGGTCTGGGGCCATATTTTCATGGGCCTTGATCTTGCCATGCCCAGCATTATGGGGTTTATTTCTCTGGCCGGCATCGTGGTCAATGA
- a CDS encoding ABC transporter permease, whose amino-acid sequence MFAFIVRRIIQAVLVMLVIGLVGFSIKDQIGDPVRDLVGERVTPAERAKIADQMGLNDPFFTQYARFVKNAVTKGDLGRSFLYNKPNLEVILHHAPATIELVFGTALIIVFISLPLGVYCALRPRSILSRFTMSFSTLGVSMPVYLTAILLIFLFAIHWQVLPSYGRGETIDLFNKGWWTTGMLTIDGLKHLILPCVSLSTLMLPLFICLIRSEIMEVLETEYIKYAWAKGLSPARVWLIHAFKNTLLPVITVFGVQIGIMFAFTLLTELVFQWPGMGFMFLEAVHRADISLLIAYLVVVASLFVFVNTVVDFLYGFINPTVRITGTK is encoded by the coding sequence ATGTTTGCATTTATAGTAAGACGGATTATCCAGGCAGTACTGGTCATGCTTGTCATTGGTCTGGTGGGATTTTCCATAAAAGATCAGATCGGCGATCCGGTCAGGGACCTTGTGGGTGAACGGGTCACCCCGGCTGAACGGGCTAAGATTGCCGATCAAATGGGGCTGAACGATCCCTTTTTCACCCAGTATGCCCGGTTTGTTAAAAATGCGGTCACCAAAGGAGACCTGGGACGCTCTTTTCTTTATAACAAACCCAACCTTGAGGTGATTCTCCACCATGCACCCGCCACCATAGAGTTGGTGTTCGGCACGGCCTTGATCATTGTTTTCATCTCTTTGCCCCTGGGGGTTTATTGTGCGTTGCGGCCCAGGAGTATTTTATCCAGGTTCACCATGAGTTTTTCCACTCTTGGGGTCTCCATGCCGGTATATCTGACCGCCATCCTGCTGATTTTTCTCTTTGCCATTCACTGGCAGGTGCTTCCCTCCTACGGACGGGGGGAGACCATTGATCTTTTCAACAAGGGCTGGTGGACCACGGGGATGCTGACCATTGACGGACTCAAGCATCTTATTTTGCCCTGTGTATCTCTTTCCACTCTGATGCTTCCTTTGTTTATCTGCCTGATCCGGAGCGAGATTATGGAAGTGCTGGAAACCGAATATATCAAATATGCCTGGGCCAAAGGGCTTTCCCCTGCAAGGGTCTGGCTGATTCATGCCTTTAAAAATACCCTCTTGCCCGTGATTACCGTATTCGGGGTCCAGATCGGTATCATGTTTGCCTTTACCCTGCTGACGGAACTGGTATTCCAGTGGCCGGGCATGGGGTTTATGTTTTTGGAGGCCGTGCACCGGGCAGACATCTCTTTGCTCATTGCCTATCTTGTGGTGGTGGCAAGTCTGTTTGTATTTGTTAATACGGTTGTGGATTTTCTTTACGGGTTTATCAATCCCACCGTTAGAATTACAGGGACAAAATGA
- a CDS encoding response regulator — MLAGYTMEVNSRYRFLSSHLLALEKDKVSQINKSLDHKVKKRTKALSLANSRLQKEMAERLKTQAQQLRLEKELNKRQKLEAIGTLAGGIAHDFNNILSAVIGYTKLAMEDTDPQERTKNQAQVIKAALRAKELTSQILTFSRQAEPMARPIKIRPVMEEALNLLKASIPASVTITTQLKSEAKVIADPTQIHRIIINLCTNSVQAMADHTGTLNIILDDLFLDAPKKSLAPGPYIRLSISDTGQGMSPQVMEKIFDPFFTTKAVDQGSGMGLSVVHGIVKQYRGSIRAYSEQGRGATFVVLLPQTDKKITKSIIPDPTPLGKNETILVLDDEIALTQMMEKALTATGYQVKPFCSPHKALAYVKANHIDLIITDFSMPEMNGVEFAKKVVAIGNVQNSVSRFRFPDLPQRQRK, encoded by the coding sequence ATGCTGGCCGGCTACACCATGGAGGTGAACAGCCGGTACAGATTTTTGTCCAGCCATTTACTGGCCCTTGAAAAAGACAAGGTCAGCCAGATCAACAAAAGCCTGGACCACAAGGTAAAAAAAAGAACCAAAGCATTGTCCCTTGCCAACAGCCGGCTTCAAAAAGAAATGGCCGAACGCCTGAAAACCCAGGCCCAACAGCTCAGGCTGGAAAAAGAGTTGAACAAGCGGCAGAAACTTGAAGCCATCGGCACCCTGGCCGGCGGCATTGCCCATGATTTCAACAATATTCTTTCGGCTGTCATCGGGTATACCAAACTGGCCATGGAGGATACCGATCCCCAAGAAAGAACTAAAAATCAGGCACAGGTGATCAAAGCGGCCCTGCGGGCCAAGGAACTCACCTCCCAGATTTTAACCTTCAGCCGCCAGGCTGAGCCCATGGCCCGTCCGATTAAAATCCGGCCGGTCATGGAAGAGGCCTTAAATCTTCTCAAGGCATCCATTCCGGCAAGCGTGACCATCACAACCCAGCTGAAATCTGAAGCCAAGGTGATTGCCGACCCCACCCAGATACATCGGATCATCATCAATTTATGCACCAATTCGGTCCAGGCCATGGCAGACCATACCGGGACCTTGAACATTATTCTGGATGATCTTTTTTTGGATGCCCCCAAGAAAAGTCTTGCTCCAGGCCCCTATATCAGGCTGTCCATCAGCGATACGGGCCAGGGCATGAGCCCCCAGGTCATGGAAAAAATATTTGATCCTTTTTTCACGACCAAGGCGGTTGACCAGGGCTCGGGAATGGGGCTGTCGGTTGTTCACGGTATTGTCAAACAATACCGGGGCAGCATCCGGGCGTACAGCGAACAAGGCCGTGGCGCCACCTTTGTTGTCCTCCTGCCCCAGACCGACAAAAAAATTACAAAAAGCATAATTCCGGACCCCACGCCTTTGGGAAAGAATGAAACCATTCTGGTTCTCGACGATGAAATCGCCCTGACCCAAATGATGGAAAAAGCGCTCACCGCCACAGGCTACCAGGTAAAACCCTTTTGCTCGCCTCACAAAGCGTTGGCATACGTAAAAGCCAACCACATTGACCTGATTATCACGGATTTTTCCATGCCTGAAATGAACGGGGTTGAGTTTGCCAAAAAGGTTGTGGCCATCGGGAATGTTCAGAATTCTGTGTCACGGTTTCGGTTCCCGGATCTGCCTCAGCGCCAGCGGAAGTAA
- a CDS encoding IS256 family transposase, producing the protein MTEENTEFDFQKALKGIQEGKPFTGKGGVLTSLIKNLAEAALEGELESHLGQEVSANRRNGKSKKTIKSLDGKFELKTPRDRAGTFSPQIVKKHQTTLSDEIERKIIALYGLGMSYNDMASHLQEIYGLEISNATLSTITDKIIHTVKEWQARPLENVYPIVWLDAIHYKVRENGKVSSKAVYTILGVNIEGRKEVLGLYISENEGANFWLQVLTDLSNRGVKDILIACVDGLKGFPEAIETIFPDTEVQVCVVHQIRNSLKYVGSKNKKEFMADLKRVYKAVNKDLAEEELDILENKWNDKYPIVIKSWRNNWERLSHFFKYPEEIRRIIYTTNTIEAVHRQFRKLTKTKGSFPNQDSLLKLLYMGIQNASKKWTMPIQNWSLTISQLAIFFEGRLDKELGI; encoded by the coding sequence ATGACCGAAGAAAACACCGAATTTGATTTTCAAAAAGCCCTTAAAGGCATCCAGGAAGGTAAACCCTTCACAGGTAAGGGCGGCGTCCTTACATCATTAATCAAAAATCTTGCTGAAGCTGCTCTTGAAGGAGAGTTGGAGTCCCATCTCGGGCAGGAAGTTTCTGCCAACCGCCGTAATGGAAAAAGCAAAAAGACCATTAAATCCCTGGATGGTAAATTTGAGCTAAAAACCCCGCGTGACAGGGCCGGAACCTTCTCTCCACAGATCGTCAAAAAACATCAGACAACGCTCAGCGATGAAATTGAAAGAAAGATAATAGCCCTTTACGGCCTGGGCATGAGTTATAATGATATGGCTTCCCATTTACAGGAAATCTATGGACTTGAGATTTCAAATGCCACTCTGAGCACCATTACCGATAAAATCATTCATACCGTCAAAGAATGGCAGGCCAGGCCGTTGGAAAATGTGTACCCAATCGTATGGCTTGATGCCATACATTATAAAGTACGAGAAAACGGAAAGGTCAGCAGCAAAGCCGTTTACACAATTCTTGGGGTGAATATCGAGGGCCGCAAAGAGGTTCTTGGGCTGTACATATCCGAGAATGAGGGTGCGAACTTCTGGCTGCAGGTGTTAACAGACCTTTCAAACCGAGGGGTAAAAGATATCCTGATTGCCTGTGTTGATGGTCTAAAAGGTTTTCCCGAGGCCATTGAGACCATATTCCCGGACACAGAAGTTCAAGTCTGCGTAGTCCACCAGATCCGAAATTCATTGAAATACGTTGGTTCCAAAAATAAAAAGGAATTTATGGCAGATCTAAAACGTGTTTATAAAGCGGTCAATAAGGATCTGGCCGAAGAAGAACTGGATATCTTGGAAAATAAATGGAATGACAAATACCCGATTGTGATAAAATCCTGGCGGAACAACTGGGAACGCCTCAGTCATTTCTTTAAATATCCAGAAGAGATTCGACGGATAATATACACCACAAATACCATTGAGGCTGTGCATCGACAGTTTCGAAAACTGACCAAAACAAAGGGATCATTCCCGAACCAGGACAGCCTGTTAAAGCTGCTTTACATGGGGATCCAGAACGCCAGTAAAAAATGGACAATGCCGATTCAAAATTGGTCACTGACAATTTCCCAGTTGGCAATTTTCTTTGAAGGCCGGCTGGATAAAGAGCTGGGAATTTGA
- a CDS encoding ATP-binding cassette domain-containing protein: MNKEKHLVTIDNVVKHFDISGGLLDQLSFKGGMPVLEKTTVKAVNNVSLFVNKGETLSVVGESGCGKSTLARVVMGLYPPNSGKVYFDGERIDNLNHGQWMPFRKKMQMIFQDPYASLNPRKTVRQTLEEPLRFHNPKMTGAEAADKVADVMEKVGVDPAWIARYPHEFSGGQRQRISIARGLILDPKFIVADELVSALDVSIQAQILNLLMELREEMDLTYLFITHDLSVVHHISSRVAVLYLGTLCELASAHDLFYEPRHPYTRALLSAIPKVGEKKAKYIKLKGEVPTPVNLPTGCVFNGRCVYADERCRTEVPALRALDSGGFVACHGVEEGRVMD; the protein is encoded by the coding sequence ATGAACAAAGAAAAACATCTGGTGACCATCGATAATGTGGTCAAGCATTTTGATATTTCAGGCGGCCTTTTGGACCAGCTCTCCTTTAAGGGGGGAATGCCTGTTCTTGAAAAGACCACGGTCAAAGCAGTGAATAATGTCTCCTTGTTTGTGAACAAAGGGGAGACCCTGAGCGTGGTCGGCGAGAGCGGATGCGGAAAATCCACCCTTGCACGGGTGGTCATGGGGCTGTATCCGCCCAATTCCGGAAAAGTATACTTTGACGGGGAGCGCATCGACAATCTCAACCATGGTCAATGGATGCCCTTTCGGAAAAAAATGCAGATGATTTTTCAGGATCCATACGCCTCTCTTAATCCAAGGAAGACCGTCCGCCAGACCCTGGAAGAGCCTTTAAGATTCCACAATCCCAAGATGACCGGGGCCGAAGCCGCTGACAAGGTGGCTGACGTCATGGAAAAGGTGGGAGTGGATCCGGCCTGGATCGCACGCTATCCCCATGAATTTTCAGGGGGCCAGCGCCAGCGGATTTCCATTGCAAGAGGATTGATTCTGGACCCCAAGTTTATTGTGGCGGATGAGCTCGTCTCTGCCCTGGATGTCTCCATCCAGGCCCAGATTTTGAACCTGCTCATGGAACTTCGAGAAGAGATGGATCTGACCTATTTGTTCATCACCCATGATTTATCCGTGGTTCATCATATCTCAAGCCGGGTGGCCGTGCTTTACCTTGGCACCCTGTGCGAACTTGCCTCGGCCCATGACCTTTTTTATGAGCCGCGCCATCCCTATACAAGGGCTTTGCTTTCGGCCATTCCCAAGGTCGGGGAAAAAAAGGCCAAATATATCAAGCTCAAAGGGGAGGTGCCCACCCCTGTGAATTTACCGACAGGCTGTGTTTTTAACGGCCGGTGCGTGTATGCAGATGAGCGTTGCAGAACCGAGGTGCCCGCATTGCGGGCGCTTGACAGCGGAGGTTTTGTGGCCTGCCACGGGGTTGAAGAAGGACGGGTCATGGACTGA
- a CDS encoding ISL3 family transposase: protein MSTSFIYHAFGLRDYFYKTTRFIGGIITFELIPKPEAVKCPECNSRSVTRKGIVTRDLRTIPVGSKPVILRTAIQRIWCSFCQFVRQIKLSFAQEGKSYTRAFERYVLELSQFMTIKDIAIHLRISWDTIKQIQKEDLLRRYRNIPLEKVRQIAIDEISIGKGHKYLTIVMDLESGRILHVGEGKGGEALKSFWTKVKISKAKIKAVSIDMSPAYLSAVIENLSGSAIVFDRFHVVKLFNEKLSDFRRKLYNLLANTGQQKLLKGVRWLLLKNPENLSDDKKEAQRLEEALKINQPLLVVYYMKEELRQIWNQKKKETAEKIVSNWINLANISKIPMLMKFAKTLAVHRQRILSYYDYRISTGPLEGTNNKIKTMKRKAYGYRDSEFFRLKLLDLHNKRYALIG, encoded by the coding sequence ATGTCCACAAGCTTCATATACCATGCCTTTGGCCTTCGTGACTACTTTTATAAAACAACACGTTTCATCGGTGGAATAATCACTTTTGAACTCATACCAAAACCGGAGGCGGTAAAATGCCCGGAATGTAATTCCAGGTCCGTCACCAGGAAAGGGATTGTGACAAGAGATCTCAGAACAATACCGGTAGGTTCAAAACCCGTGATTCTCAGGACGGCTATCCAGAGAATTTGGTGTTCGTTCTGTCAATTTGTCCGGCAAATCAAACTATCCTTTGCCCAGGAGGGGAAAAGCTATACCCGGGCTTTTGAACGGTATGTCTTGGAGTTGTCTCAGTTCATGACAATCAAAGATATTGCCATCCATTTAAGGATCAGCTGGGATACGATAAAGCAGATCCAGAAAGAAGACCTGCTGAGGCGTTATCGAAATATCCCCCTTGAGAAAGTCCGGCAGATTGCCATAGATGAAATTTCCATAGGGAAAGGGCATAAATACTTGACCATCGTGATGGATCTGGAATCCGGTAGAATTCTGCACGTGGGAGAAGGAAAAGGTGGTGAAGCTTTGAAATCTTTTTGGACAAAAGTGAAAATATCGAAAGCAAAAATCAAAGCCGTCAGCATCGATATGTCCCCGGCATACTTGAGTGCTGTTATTGAAAATCTTTCTGGTTCAGCAATTGTCTTTGACAGATTTCATGTTGTTAAATTGTTCAATGAGAAACTGTCGGATTTCAGGCGAAAGCTCTACAACCTTCTTGCCAATACCGGGCAACAAAAACTTCTGAAGGGAGTCCGGTGGCTTTTGTTAAAAAATCCCGAAAACCTCAGTGATGACAAGAAGGAGGCCCAACGGTTAGAAGAAGCATTGAAAATAAATCAGCCGCTATTGGTAGTCTACTACATGAAAGAGGAACTCAGGCAAATATGGAATCAAAAGAAAAAAGAAACAGCTGAAAAGATAGTCAGCAATTGGATCAATCTGGCCAATATTTCCAAAATTCCAATGTTGATGAAATTTGCCAAGACCTTGGCTGTGCACAGGCAAAGAATCCTTTCATACTATGATTACAGGATATCTACAGGTCCTTTAGAAGGGACAAATAACAAGATAAAAACCATGAAACGGAAAGCTTATGGATACAGGGATTCGGAGTTTTTCAGGTTGAAACTTTTGGACCTTCACAATAAAAGGTACGCATTAATCGGATGA
- a CDS encoding MarR family transcriptional regulator, translating into MGHLRREMKKLGVGTGDYSFMAILFLKDGLSQDELSRQIRVDKSYTARAVARLEKMGLVERRPHPDAYRVKQVFLSQQARDMQAPFVQVLINWHQVLVKDIDPDDLKIIQTGLDKMMENAQADLSMEDPDPIF; encoded by the coding sequence ATGGGACATCTGCGTAGAGAGATGAAAAAACTCGGGGTGGGCACTGGGGATTATTCGTTTATGGCGATTTTGTTTTTAAAGGACGGCCTGAGCCAGGATGAGTTGTCCCGGCAGATCCGGGTGGATAAATCCTATACGGCCCGGGCCGTTGCCCGGCTGGAAAAAATGGGGCTGGTGGAACGGCGTCCCCATCCGGATGCCTACCGGGTTAAACAGGTTTTTTTGAGCCAGCAGGCCCGGGATATGCAGGCCCCTTTTGTACAGGTATTGATAAACTGGCACCAGGTTCTGGTCAAGGATATTGATCCAGATGACCTTAAGATCATTCAAACCGGGCTGGACAAGATGATGGAAAACGCCCAGGCAGATTTGAGTATGGAAGATCCAGACCCAATTTTTTAG